Proteins encoded in a region of the Balneolales bacterium ANBcel1 genome:
- the alr gene encoding alanine racemase — translation MFHTSYIEINKTALKANLRFLKGLAGPEARFCSVVKGNAYGHGIEHFVSLAEECGVDYFGVHSADEALRAHMVKNEHSHVMIMGMIDDNELDWAIENDISFYVFEFDRLRAAVKTAVEQKKRAQIHVELETGMNRIGFAWEDREKLVGFLLDNGEHLHVKGINTHFAGAESVANYLRIQNQIANFNRYQWYLRKKGVASEMRHTACSAPLISYPQTRMNMVRIGIAQYGYWPSKETHMQYLTQNGRKKMTENPLRQIISWKTRIMSIKTVNSGEFIGYGTAYQATDDTVTATIPVGYSHGFNRSLSNLGKVLVHGRRVPVIGMVNMNMLIVDVSHCPGVKRGDEVVLVGSQKNNRITVSSFSDLLNNVNYETLVRLPRDIPRFIVD, via the coding sequence ATGTTTCACACATCCTATATTGAAATCAACAAAACGGCGCTGAAAGCCAACCTTCGTTTTTTGAAGGGGCTGGCGGGCCCGGAAGCCCGTTTCTGTTCCGTGGTAAAAGGCAATGCCTACGGGCACGGTATCGAGCACTTCGTATCACTGGCCGAGGAGTGCGGGGTCGACTATTTCGGGGTGCACAGTGCGGATGAAGCCCTGCGTGCCCACATGGTCAAGAATGAGCACTCCCATGTGATGATTATGGGAATGATCGACGACAACGAGCTCGACTGGGCCATCGAAAACGACATCTCATTTTATGTTTTTGAGTTCGACCGGCTGCGTGCAGCCGTCAAAACCGCTGTGGAGCAGAAAAAGAGAGCACAGATCCATGTCGAACTGGAAACCGGCATGAACCGAATCGGTTTCGCCTGGGAGGATCGCGAAAAGCTTGTCGGGTTTCTGCTCGACAACGGGGAACACCTCCATGTGAAGGGTATCAACACCCATTTTGCGGGCGCCGAGAGTGTGGCAAACTATCTGAGAATCCAGAACCAGATCGCCAACTTCAACCGGTACCAGTGGTATCTGCGGAAAAAGGGGGTAGCTTCGGAGATGCGTCATACCGCTTGCTCCGCACCGCTCATTTCCTATCCGCAAACCCGGATGAATATGGTGCGCATAGGTATTGCGCAATACGGGTACTGGCCCAGCAAAGAGACACACATGCAGTATCTGACGCAGAACGGCCGCAAAAAAATGACCGAAAACCCGCTTCGTCAGATAATCAGCTGGAAAACCAGGATCATGAGCATTAAAACGGTCAACTCGGGTGAATTCATCGGATACGGCACGGCCTATCAGGCTACGGATGATACGGTGACGGCGACGATTCCGGTCGGGTACAGCCACGGGTTCAACCGAAGCCTCAGCAACCTCGGCAAAGTGCTTGTTCACGGCCGCAGGGTTCCGGTGATCGGCATGGTCAATATGAATATGCTGATCGTGGACGTTTCACACTGTCCGGGGGTCAAACGAGGCGATGAGGTGGTACTGGTCGGAAGCCAGAAAAACAACAGAATCACCGTGTCATCGTTCAGTGACCTGCTGAACAACGTCAATTATGAAACTCTTGTGAGGCTACCGCGCGACATCCCCCGTTTCATCGTGGATTAG
- a CDS encoding peptidoglycan DD-metalloendopeptidase family protein: MNIEKPHDRAGNAGFHPVVRIDDRYRVLDLSRGYDPNAISLDPPSIGRYNEKRRDMYRSVLFGGVRDIHMGLDFWVPEGTPVYAFADGEVLMFRDNANDGDYGPTIITRHEGPVVRHLLKQIRDRAKGNRYGQQETAENTSEGALFALYGHLSRGSLSGLFPGMPFGKGQQIALVGGEHENGGWAPHLHFQLSLEPPSEPDMPGVVSERDLPEALGRYPDPALVTGRYY, from the coding sequence ATGAATATCGAAAAACCGCACGATAGAGCCGGCAACGCTGGCTTCCATCCGGTTGTCCGTATTGACGATCGTTACCGTGTGCTCGATCTGAGCCGGGGTTACGACCCCAATGCCATATCGCTCGATCCGCCATCCATCGGGCGCTATAACGAAAAGCGCCGTGACATGTATCGCTCGGTACTTTTTGGCGGGGTGCGGGATATTCATATGGGGCTCGATTTCTGGGTACCGGAGGGGACGCCTGTTTACGCTTTTGCCGATGGAGAGGTGCTGATGTTCCGTGACAATGCCAACGACGGGGATTACGGGCCTACCATCATCACCCGGCATGAGGGACCGGTGGTGCGGCATCTGCTGAAGCAGATTCGGGATCGGGCCAAAGGAAATCGCTACGGGCAACAGGAAACGGCAGAAAATACGTCTGAAGGAGCACTGTTTGCGCTCTACGGACACCTGTCCAGAGGCTCCCTGTCCGGTTTGTTCCCCGGGATGCCGTTCGGCAAAGGGCAGCAAATCGCCCTGGTGGGAGGGGAGCATGAAAACGGCGGATGGGCTCCGCATCTCCATTTCCAGCTGTCGCTGGAACCGCCTTCGGAACCGGACATGCCGGGGGTGGTTTCGGAAAGGGATCTTCCGGAAGCGTTGGGGCGGTATCCCGATCCGGCCCTGGTTACCGGCCGCTATTATTGA
- a CDS encoding amidohydrolase, with the protein MDLVQIRKELHTLAETAHNEEKTAAFVAEQLREAGVEDITEGIGGHGLLAVLDSGREGPSLLYRAELDALTIHESLDIPYASLQEGVSHKCGHDGHIAILIGLARDLQANPLRRGKVYLLFQPAEETGEGAERMLQDDKWPDIAPDHVFALHNLPGYPLHSVLLGEGVFAAGSCGLIVRLKGSTSHAAHPENARSPSSAVAALIRDWQALPRTIIPFDRAGLVTIIHARIGERAFGTTPGYAELMATLRAHQPDDLKRIGEKAVEMTRSVASQWRLDMDYEWTESFEPVSNTPESVALVEEVARGLAESRESGKGAAARVSDVRHIPRPFSWSEDFGHFTKRYHGALFGLGAGEQHPQMHDAEYDFPDELLETGLALFLGIADRLKMR; encoded by the coding sequence ATGGATCTTGTCCAAATCCGAAAGGAACTGCACACTCTTGCCGAAACGGCACACAACGAAGAAAAGACGGCCGCTTTTGTTGCCGAACAACTGAGGGAGGCCGGGGTTGAAGACATCACGGAGGGAATCGGCGGGCATGGTCTGCTGGCGGTCCTGGACAGCGGCAGGGAAGGACCGTCGCTGCTGTATCGCGCGGAGCTTGACGCGCTTACGATCCATGAATCGCTGGATATTCCCTACGCGTCATTGCAGGAAGGGGTTTCCCACAAATGCGGACATGACGGGCACATTGCCATTCTCATCGGCCTGGCCCGTGACCTGCAGGCGAATCCGCTTCGGCGGGGCAAGGTGTATCTGCTTTTTCAGCCGGCCGAAGAGACCGGCGAGGGTGCCGAGCGCATGCTTCAGGACGACAAATGGCCCGATATCGCTCCCGATCATGTGTTTGCGCTGCATAATCTCCCGGGATATCCCCTCCATTCGGTGCTTTTGGGTGAGGGGGTGTTTGCAGCCGGTTCCTGTGGATTGATTGTACGCCTGAAAGGCAGTACCTCACACGCCGCCCATCCGGAGAACGCGCGGAGTCCGTCTTCGGCGGTTGCAGCACTCATTCGCGACTGGCAGGCGCTGCCGCGAACCATCATACCGTTCGACCGGGCGGGACTCGTTACCATCATCCATGCCCGGATTGGAGAACGGGCGTTCGGGACCACGCCCGGATACGCCGAACTGATGGCGACCCTGCGGGCGCACCAACCCGATGACCTGAAGCGGATCGGGGAAAAGGCCGTGGAAATGACGCGGTCTGTTGCGTCACAATGGCGGCTGGATATGGATTACGAATGGACGGAGTCGTTTGAGCCGGTCAGCAATACCCCTGAATCGGTGGCGCTTGTAGAGGAAGTTGCGCGGGGACTTGCTGAGAGCCGCGAATCCGGGAAAGGCGCAGCCGCCAGGGTCAGTGACGTTCGGCACATCCCCCGTCCCTTTTCGTGGTCGGAGGATTTCGGCCATTTCACAAAACGATATCACGGAGCCCTGTTCGGGCTGGGCGCCGGCGAACAGCATCCCCAGATGCACGATGCCGAATATGATTTTCCGGATGAACTCCTGGAAACCGGACTGGCGTTATTTCTGGGTATTGCGGATCGCCTGAAAATGCGGTAA
- a CDS encoding alanine/ornithine racemase family PLP-dependent enzyme, whose amino-acid sequence MAYLKLYRDKLKHNYAFLESLFDKHDIEWGVVTKLFCGNREYISEVINLGAREIHDSRVSNLKVVKSIDPDVQTVYIKPPPKKYISDVVKYADVSFNTELETIRLLSEEAVKQNRKHMIIIMIEMGDLREGVMREDLIDFYGEIFKLPNIEVIGLGTNLNCLHGVMPSSDKLIQLALYKQIIELKFNRTIRWVSGGTTVVLPLILRGDLPESVNHFRVGEALYFGIDLFSGETIEGMEPSVLELYTQVIEIHEKPMVPSGDLAANPQGETLEIDEDLYGKTAFRAILDIGYLDIQPEFLIPKSKDIEIVDASSDMLVVNVGQNERDLKVGDMVSFRLKYVGALGLMNSNYIDKVVE is encoded by the coding sequence ATGGCTTATCTGAAGCTGTATCGTGACAAACTAAAACACAATTATGCTTTTCTGGAGAGTCTTTTCGACAAGCATGACATTGAATGGGGAGTGGTCACCAAACTGTTCTGCGGGAACAGGGAGTACATAAGCGAGGTGATCAATCTCGGTGCACGTGAAATCCACGACTCCAGGGTAAGTAACCTGAAGGTGGTCAAGAGCATCGATCCGGATGTCCAAACCGTTTACATCAAGCCCCCACCCAAAAAGTACATCAGTGATGTGGTGAAATATGCCGATGTCAGCTTCAACACCGAGTTGGAAACCATTCGGCTGCTGTCGGAAGAGGCGGTCAAACAGAACCGCAAGCATATGATCATCATCATGATCGAAATGGGTGACCTGCGGGAGGGAGTGATGCGCGAAGATTTGATCGATTTTTACGGCGAAATCTTCAAACTGCCGAATATCGAAGTCATCGGACTGGGAACCAACCTCAACTGCCTCCACGGCGTAATGCCCAGCTCCGACAAGCTCATCCAGCTTGCCCTGTACAAACAGATCATCGAGCTGAAATTCAATCGCACCATCCGCTGGGTGTCCGGCGGAACTACGGTGGTGCTGCCGCTGATTCTGCGCGGTGACCTGCCCGAAAGCGTCAACCATTTCAGGGTGGGCGAAGCGCTCTATTTCGGAATCGACCTGTTTTCCGGTGAAACCATCGAAGGGATGGAGCCCTCCGTGCTGGAGCTTTACACCCAGGTAATTGAAATCCATGAAAAGCCGATGGTTCCGAGCGGCGACCTGGCGGCCAATCCGCAGGGTGAAACCCTTGAAATCGACGAAGATCTGTATGGAAAAACCGCGTTTCGTGCGATTCTGGATATCGGATATCTCGATATCCAGCCGGAGTTTCTGATCCCGAAGAGCAAGGATATCGAAATCGTGGATGCCAGTTCGGATATGTTGGTGGTCAATGTGGGACAAAACGAACGCGACCTCAAAGTGGGTGATATGGTGTCGTTTCGCCTGAAATACGTTGGCGCACTCGGACTCATGAACTCGAATTATATCGACAAGGTGGTTGAGTAA